The following nucleotide sequence is from Pseudonocardia abyssalis.
CGCACCGAGCGGTTCGTCGCGCGGGAGCAGGGCGCGCCCGTCCGCGACCGGCCGTTCGACGTCGTACTGGCCCGCACCGGCGCCACCGTGACGGTCGGGCCGGACCGGACCGTCCTCGACGCGGTGCGCGACGCCGGGGTCGACGTCCTGTCGTCGTGCCGCCAGGGCACGTGCGGCACCTGCGAGACCGACGTGCTGGAGGGGACACCCGACCACCGCGACTCGCTGCTGGGCGACGACGAGCGGGCGGCGAACGACTGCATGTTCCCGTGCGTCTCGCGCTCGTGCTCCGACCGACTCGTGCTCGACCTGTAGGAGATCCCGTGACCGCCACCCTGCTCCCGACCAGCGACGCCGACCCGTTCGGCCCCGAGATCCTCGAGGACCCGCTGCCGTTCCACGCCGACCTGCGCGACGCGGGCCCGGTCGTGCACCTGAGCCGTTACGACGTCTACGCGATGGGCCGCTACGAGCACGTCCACGCGGCGCTGCGCGACTGGCAGGGTTTCCAGTCCGGCGCGGGCGTCGGACTGTCGAACTTCCGCACCGAGCCGCCGTGGCGCCCGCCGAGCCTGCTGCTGGAGTCCGACCCGCCCCGGCACGACGCCCCGCGCCGCGTGCTGGCCGGGATCCTCGCGCCGCGCGAGCTGCGCCGGCTCCGCGAGGGGTGGAGCGCCGTCGCCGACGAGCTCGTCGACGCCCTGCTCGCCGCCGGCGACGAGTTCGACGCCGTGCCCGCGCTCGCCGAGGCGTTCCCGCTGCGGGTGTTCCCGGACGCCGTCGGCATCCCCGCCGAGGGTCGGGAGAACCTGCTGCCCTACGGCGACTTCCTGTTCAACGCGTTCGGCCCGCACAACGACCTCGTCGCCGCCGCCGCGCACCGGGCGCCCGAGCTGGGGGCGTGGGTGAACGCGCGGTGCGCGCGCGACGTGCTCGCCCCCGACGGCTTCGGCGCCCGGATCTGGGCCGCCGCCGACCGCGGCGAGATCACCGCGGAGCAGGCGCCGCTCGTCGTGCGTTCCCTGCTCTCCGCGGGCGTCGACACCACGGTGCAGGCCCTGGCCACCGTCCTGCACGCCCTCGCCACGCACCCCGAGCAGTGGCGGCGCCTGCGCGCCGCACCGCAGCTGGCCCGCGTGGCGTTCGACGAGGCGATCCGCTGGGGCTCGCCGGTGCAGACGTTCTTCCGCACCGCCACCACCGACGTCCGCGTCGGTGACACGGTGGTCCCGGACGGGAGGAAGATCCTCATGTTCCTGGCCTCGGCCAACCACGACCCCCGCCGCTGGACCGACCCCGGCGCCTTCGACCTCTCCCGCGACCCGTCCGGGCATCTCGGCTTCGGGTTCGGCATCCACCAGTGCGTCGGGCAGCACGTCGCTCGGCTGGAGGCGGAGTGCCTGCTGACGGCGCTGGCCCGCCGCGTCGAGACGATCGAGATCGCGGGCCCGACCCGGCGCCACCACAACAACACGATGCGGGCGTGGGGGTCGCTGCCGATGCGGGTCGGTTGACCGCGTCGCCGCTGCCGGGCGGTCCGCGGACGACGCCCGCCCGTCACCCGGCGGGTCACCGCGCGGGGGAGTCGGGCGACCACCCCCGTCATCGCGGCGGTGGTGCGACCGGGGCGGTGCACCGTGCTGCCGGCACCCCACGCGCGCAGCCCGGAGGCGACGACGCCCACGGCCGTCATCGGCCCGGGGGCGGTGGTGAGGAGGTCGCCGGCCATCGCCCGGACCCGGTGCCGTGCAGCTCGGTGGCGGGGGCCTCGGCGTAGGGCCGCAGGAAGGCCTTGGTCGCGCCGTACGCGGCCCGGCTCCGCGGCGAACGCCCGGGAACTTTCTCAGGGGTGCTGTAACACCGGCGGCCCGTGCGGCGTCCTCTTCCATGACAGCCCACCGCAGCACGCCCCGCCCTGGAGGATCCGATGTCCGAGAGCTTCGTCCCCGAGCCCACCCCCGAGCCCGACCTGCCCGGCACCGAGGCCGGCGCCTCGACGCAGGAGTACGTCGACCTCGACGGCGACGGCTACACCGAGACCACCCAGATCGACTCCAACGGCGACGGCGAGATCGACGCCGTCCTGACCGACGTCGACGGCGACTTCTACGACGACGTCGCGGCGTTCGACAACACCCCGGGCGACGGCGAGTTCGTCGCCGACGTGGTCGCGGTGGCGGCCGACGGCGACGGCCTGGCCGACGTCATCTTCGACGACACGAACCTCGACGGCGTGTTCGACGCGGTCACCCCGGGCAACGGCGAGCCGCTGCCCTACGCCAACCCGTACGAGACCTCCGCGGGCGTCGCGCCGCTGGAGACCCCGTTCACCGAGCAGTCCTCCTGACCCGACCGGTTCGGGCGGTCCCGCGACGGGGCCGCCCGTTCCCGCGTGTCACCCCGGAAGGAACCGCGCCACGAGGTCGGTGAACTCCGCGGCCCGCTCGATCCGGGTCCAGTGCCCGCAGCGGGCGAAGACGTGCAGGTCGGCGTCGGGGAGCAGGCGCGACATCGTCCACGACGCCTCCCGCTGCACGACGCCCGCGCCGCCGTCGTCGAGCTCGACCGCAGCCGCGCCGCGGGCCTGCTCGGGATCGAGATCGGCACGCGGGTGGGGGAGCGCGACCCGCAGGCCGGCGGAGATCATCGGTAGGGCCGCGGGCAGCACGACCCGGCGGGCGATGTCGACGCGGGACAGCCCGAGCATGCGGGCGGCGTCGACCCGCTCCGGACCAGCACGGTGCAGGCGCCGCACTCGCCACGCCCGCAGGCGATCTTGGTGGCGGTCAGCCGAGGTCACCGCGCAGGACGTCGGCGAGGGACCGCAGCCCGGGGGCGTCGACCTCGACCGGGGAACCGTTGACGACCAGCGTGTGCATGTCCGTACTTCGTACGACCGCGTTGCCGCGGGTCAGGGGGCCCCGCTCAGGCGGGCAGCCCGCGCACGACCGACTCGATGAACGCGTCCACGCCCGCCCGGTACTGCTCGTCGCTCGGCAGGTCGACGAGGTGATCGGCCAGGGCCACCATCTGCGGGAAGTCGTCCCGCGGGAGCCCGGCGTAGAAGTGGCTGCGCTGGCGGCGGACCTCCGCGGCCTCCTCGACGTCCTGGCGCCCCCACGGCCGCGGCGTCTGGTAGCTGACGAAGCCGATGGCGTAGGTGATGAGGAAGCCGTAGCAGCGCACGGAGGTGGGGCCGGGGACCCCGGCGGCGACGAGGTGGGCGAGCACCGACTCCATCGCCCCGCGCAGCGCGGTGCGGCTGTTGGTGATCCGGGTGGCGAGCAGTCGCACGACGCTGGGGTGCTCACGCATCATCGCGAGGAACGCGTCGGCCACCGACCGCAGCGCCTCGTCGGGGCCGGCGGCGGGCTCGGCGGGGAGCCGCATCCTGCCCAGCACGTGGTCGGCCATCGCATCGAGGATCTCGCCCTTGCTGCGGAAGTAGCTGTAGAGCGTCATCGTGCCGACGCCGAGCTCGGCGGCGAGGCGCCGGACGGTGAGCCGGTCCAGGTCGGACTCGGCGTCGGAGATGAGCAGGGCGGCGTCGATGATCCGCTCCGGGGTCAGGGGGTCGTGTCCCCCGGCCCTCCGACCGCGCGCCATCGTGTCTCCTCGTCCGGTTCCGGACGGGCTGGGTACACCGTCCAGTACGTTGTACGGGACAGTGCACGAGACTGCGGGCCTGGTCAAGGGGGCAGTGCTCCCTGACCGGTCGGAGGGGTTGTGCCGGCATCGCCGGGCCATATCTCGCCCTTGTGGCACCGGATGCCATATCGTCGCCCGGGTCGTCGGCACAGAGGCGGGCGACGGTCCCAGGAGGAGGAGCGCCCATGCCCGGTGGATGGTTCGAGACGGTTGCCGAGGCGCAGCGGCGCGCGAAGAAGCGGCTGCCGAAGTCGGTCTACATGGCGCTGGTGGCCGGCTCCGAGCGCGGCCTGACCGTCGACGACAACACCGCGGCGTTCGGCGAGCTCGGGTTCGCCCCGCACGTCGCCGGCCTGTCCGGCAAGCGCGAGCTGGGCACCACGGTCATGGGCCAGCCCGCGTCGATGCCGGTCCTCATCTCGCCGACCGGCGTGCAGGCCGTCCACCCCGACGGCGAGGTCGCGGTGGCCCGCGCCGCCGCCGCCCGCGGCATCCCGATGGGGCTGAGCTCGTTCGCGAGCAAGTCGATCGAGGAGGTGGCCGCGGCCAGCCCGCAGACGTTCTTCCAGATGTACTGGGTCGGCTCGCGCGACGTGCTGGTGCAGCGCATGGAGCGCGCCCGCGCCGCCGGGGCGGTCGGCCTGATCATGACGCTGGACTGGTCGTTCTCCAACGGCCGCGACTGGGGCAGCCCGGCGATCCCGGAGAAGGTCGACCTCAAGGCGGCCCTGAAGTTCGGCCCGGAGGTCGCGCTGCGCCTGCCCTGGCTGCTCGACTTCGCGAAGTCCGGCAAGATCCCGGACCTCACGACCCCCAACCTCACCCCGCCCGGTGGCACCGCGCCCACCTTCTTCGGCGCGTACGGCGAGTGGATGGGCACCCCGCTGCCCACGTGGGAGGACGTCGCCTGGCTGCGCGAGCAGTGGGGCGGGCCGTTCATGCTCAAGGGCGTCATGCGCGTCGACGACGCCAGGCGCGCGGTCGACGCCGGGGTCTCCGCGATCTCGGTGTCCAACCACGGCGGCAACAACCTCGACGGCACCCCTGCGTCGATCCGGGCCCTGCCCGCGATCGCCGAGGCCGTGGGCAGCGAGATCGAGGTGCTGCTCGACGGCGGCATCCGCCGCGGCAGTGACGTCGTCAAGGCGCTCGCCCTGGGTGCGAAGGCCGTGCTGATCGGCCGCGCCTACCTGTGGGGTCTCGCCGCGAACGGCCAGGCCGGCGTGGAGAACGTGCTCGATATCCTGCGCGGCGGCATCGACTCCGCGGTCCTCGGGCTCGGCCACGACTCCGTTCTCGACCTCGGCCCGTCCGACGTCGTCGTCCCCGACGGGTTCACCCGCACGCTGGGGGTGTAGGCGGCGCGATGCGCAGCGCGGAGATCCGGCCGTCCGCGGCGTAGGTGAAACGGAACTCCAGCGTCACGGGGCTGCCGGGGAACTCCCCGGCGACCTCGGCGACGGCGACGGCGCTGCGCACCGCGTGGGTCACGGGCGGCACCGCGGCGTGCCAGGCGCGGATGGCGTCGGGGCCGCGGTGCTCGCGTTCCTCGTCGGCCACCACGGCGTCCTCGGTGAACTGGGCGACGAACGCGTCGTCGTCGGGGCCGGTGGACAGGGTGAAGTACTCCACGGTCGATCTCCTTCAGAGGGTGGGGACGGTTCCGCCGTCGATGACGTGCTCCGCGCCGTGGACGGATCCGGCGCGGTCGGAGACGAGGAAGGCCACCAGCTCGGCGACCTCCTCGGGATGTGCGGGGCGCCCGATCGGGATCCCGCCGAGTGAGTCCATGAGCTTCTGCAGCGCGGCGTCGCGGGACGTGCCGTCCGCTTCGGCGATGCGGGCGAGCAGCTCGTCGGCGCTGCCCGTGCGGATGAAGCCCGGGGCGACGGAGTTGACCCGGACGCCCCGGGGGCCGACCTCGTTCGCCAGGCCCTTGCTGTAGGTCGCCAGCGCGGCCTTCGCCGCGGCGTAGGCGAGGGTGGCGTCGTGCAGCGGCAGGCGCCGCTGGATCGAGGTGACGTGGACGACGGCGCCGCGTCCGTGCGCGATCATCGCGGGGAGCAGGCCGCGGTCGAGCCGGACCGCGGGCAGCAGGTTCACGGACAGCTCGGCGGCCCAGTGGTCGTCGGTGAGGGCGGCGAACCCGCCCGCCGGGGCTCCGGAGCCGCCGACGACGTGCACGAGGATCTCCACCTCACCGACGGCGTCGACGATGCGGCGGACGCCATCGGATCTGCTCACGTCGGCGACGACGAACGCGTCGGCGGGTCCCGGGTCGTCGGCGGGGCGGGAGCGGGCCGCGGTCCAGACGGTGGCGCCCGCCTCCCGTAGCCGGCGCACGACCGCGGCACCCGTGCCCCGGCTCCCTCCCGAGACGAACGCGCGGCGGCCGGTCAGGTCCTCGGTGATGGTCATGGCAGGAGCGTCGGCGGTGCCGACGGGGGAGGGTCAAGCGCTGGACCTTCCCCCGGGGGGCAGGGTGCACGCTGGTGCGGTGCTGACGATCGGTGACTTCGCCCGGCTCACCCACCTGAGCCGCAAGACGCTGCGGAACTACCACGAGGCGGGCCTGCTCGAGCCCGACCGCGTCGACCCGTCGACGGGGTACCGCTACTACTCGCTCGCGCAGGTCCCGACCGCGCAGGTGATCCGCCGGTTCCGCGACCTGGGTATGCCCGTCGCCGACGTCCGCTCGGTACTGCTCGCGGACCTCGACGAGCGCGCGGGGATCGTCGCGGCGCACCTGGCGCGGCTCGAGGAGCAGCTCGCCGCGACCCAGTCGGCCGTCACGTCGCTGCGGCGGCTGCTGGCGCCGGCGCCGCTGCGGGTGGAGCTGAGGTCCGTGCCCGCGCAGGTCGTCGCGGGCATCGGGGACGACGTCGACCTGCCCGGCGTCCTGGCCTGGTACGCCGGGGCGATGGCGGAGCTGCGGAGCGCCGGGCTGGTGGAGACCGGCCCGCCCGGGGCCCGGTTCGACCGAGCGCTGTTCTCCGACGACCGCGGGCACGTGCTCGCCCACGTCGCCGTCGACGACCCGCCGAGCGCCGGGCGGGTGCGCCCGGTCGAGCTGCCCGCGGTGGAGCTGGCGGTCGCGGTGCACCTCGGCCCGCACGACGACATCGACGTGACCTACGGAGAGCTCGGGGTGTGGGTCGAGGAGCAGGCCGTCGGGCTGGCGGGCCCGGTTCAGGAGACCTACCTCGTCGGGCCGTCCGACACCCCGGACCCGACCCGCTGGCGCACCGAGATCGGCCTCCCCGTCTTCGGCACCGCCGGCTGAGCCTGGTGCGGCTCCCCGCGACGGGGCATGCTCGGTGGATGGGCAGGTTCCGGGCGGTGTCGCACGTCGAGGTGGCGGGTCGTCGGGTCCGCGCGTCGGCGACGGTCGCGGTGAGCGTGACGGTCGAGGACGCCGAGCCCCGGCGCAGGCCGGCCGCGCGCGGTGGGGTGCCGGCCGGGCTGCAGGACCCGACCGTGCGATGGGACGTGCTGCCCGGGCGGATCCTGCCCGAGGAGTGGAGCACCGGTCAGGCCGACGCCGAGGTGCCCGGGTCGCTGTTCGCGCGCCCGCGAGTCGCTGTCGTCGGCCGGCTGGGCCGGCCTCATCCCGCCCGGAACGCCCGGAACGCCCGGCGCCGCGGCCGGGGCAGGGCCTGGCCGCCCGCGGCGTCGGCGAGCAGGTCGGCGAGGTGCACCGCGCGGACGCGGCTGCGGCGCCGACGCAGCCCGGTGTCGAGCTGGCGCAGGCAGCCCGGGTTGACCGCCACGACGTAGTCGACGCCCGCCGCCTCGACGGCGTCGAGCTTCGGGTCGAGGATCCGGCGGCTGTCGCGGGGCCGCAGCATCGAGTAGGTGCCCGCCGCACCGCAGCAGGACGCCTCGCCGGGCACCGCGACGAGATCCGCGACGGCGGAGATCAGGGCCCGGGGCTGCGCGGAGACGCCGAGGCCGTTGCGCAGGTGGCAGGAGTCCTGCAGGGCGACCCGCGCGCGGCGGCCGTCGACCCGCACCTCGCCCGTCGGCGTCACCCCGGTGGCGACGAGGTGCTCGCTGAGCTCCTGCACCCGGTCGCGGCCGAGCACCGAGGCGAGGTGCGCGGCACAGCCCCCGGAGGTCGTGACGACGACGCCGGGAAGCTGCTCGCCGAGCCGCCGCGCCATCTCCTCGCCCTCGTGCGACTGCCCGTTGTGGGCGTGCAGGGCCCCGCAGCAGCCCTGGTCGGCGGGTACTGCGAGACCCGGGAGCAGACGCCGCGCGGCCCGGCTGACCCCGGGGAACAGGCCGCGCTCGAAGCACCCGAGCATCAGCGAGGTCGCCGCCGTGGCGGGTCCGCGGGCCGGGCGGCGGACCAGACCCATCAGGCGCAGCAGTGACGTGCGGGCCGCGGCCGTCATCAGCGCCCACGCGATCACGGGCCGGTTGCGCCCCGTCCACTGCAGGTCGCGCCAGGTCTCCAGCAGTTGCCCGTACTGGACGCCCGCCGGGCAGACCGGTTCGCACGCCCGGCAGCCGAGGCAGAACGACGCCTCCTCCTTCACCCGCGGGTCGTCGACGTCGAGGACGCCGGTGTCGAGCGCGCGCATGAGGTTGATCCGGCCGCGGGGGGACGAACCCTCGTCACCGGTGAGGGCGTAGGTCGGGCAGGTGGGGAGGCAGAAGCCGCAGGAGATGCAGCGGTCGAGCAGCTCGGGATCGAAGAGGTTGGTCACGAGCCGAGCTTCCCGGGGTTGAGGATGCCCGCCGGGTCGAACGCGGCCTTGATCCGCCGCAACAGGGCCATCTGGTCGGCACCGAGCCGGGCCTGCAGGTACGGCAGCTTCGCCGCGCCCACCCCGTGCTCGCCGGTGATGGTGCCCTCCAGCTCGATCGCGGTGGCGAAGATGTCGCCGAACGCCTTGTGCGCGCGGTCGGCCGCGGCGTCGTCGTGCCGGTCGACCACGCAGGTCGGGTGCAGGTTGCCGTCGCCCGCGTGGCCGAACGTGGCGATGCTGACGTCGTAGCGCCCGGCGATCTCGTCGATGCGCCCGACCATCTCGGCGAGCCGGGGCCGGGGGACCGTCGCGTCCTCCAGGATCGTCAGCGTGCCCAGGCGCGACAGCGCGGGCAGCGCACAGCGGCGGGCGGCGAGCAGGGCTTCCGACCGGGCGACGTCGGGGGCGAGCGTCACCTCCAGTGCGGAGTGCCGGGTGCTCAGCTCGCCGATGCGGTCGAGCGACCGGGACACCGCGTCGGCGTGGCCGTCGTCGCCGAACAGCAGCAGCGCCCCGGCGTCGCGGCGCAGCCCGAGGTGGGCGTAGTCCTCCACGGCGCCGATGCACTTGGCGTCGAGGAACTCCAGCGTGGCGGGCACGATCCCGTCGGCGATGACCGCGGTGACGGCACGACCCGCGTCGGCGAGCGAGGGGAAGTAGGCGACGCCGGTGTTGGTGGTGGCCGGCATCGGCAGGAGCGCGACGGTGATCTCCGTCAGCACACCCAGCGTGCCCTCGGAGCCGGTGAGCAGCCGCGTCAGGTCATAGCCCGCGACGTCCTTCCACAACCGCCCGCCGGTGCGGATGATCTCGCCCGTCGGGAGGACCGCGGTGGCGCCGAGGACGTAGTTGCGGGTGACGCCGTACTTGAGCCCGCGCAGCCCGCCCGCGCAGGTGGCGACGTTGCCGCCGACCGTCGACACCGTCCGGGATCCCGGGTCGGGGGCGTAGAGCAGGCCCTTCGCCGCGGCGGCCTCGGCGAGCGCGGCCGTGGTGACCCCGGCCTCGACGCGCGCGAGCAGCTCGTCGGCGTCGACCTCCAGGATCGTGGTCATCCGCGTCAGCACCAGGACGATCCCGCCGCGGTCGGCGAGCGTGCCCGCCGACAGGTTCGACCCGGCCCCGCGCGGGATCACCGGGACGCCGCGGCGCGTGGCCAGTCGCAGGATCGCGGCGACCTCCTCGGCGGTGCGCGGCCACACGACGGCGTCGGGCACGCCACGGAACAGCGGTGTGGCGTCGCGGGCATAGGGCTCGAGGTCGCCCTTCGTCGTCCGGACGTGGTCGGAGCCGACGATCGCCTGCAGCTCGACGATCACGTCCTGCCCGAGACTCATCCCGCCACCCTTCCACGTGGCCCCGCCGCGAGCCGTCTCAATAGTGGATCGCGCCCCGGGCTCCGCCGCCCGCGGCCACCGCGTCGCCGGTGACCGCGACGCTGCGCGGCGAGCAGAGGAACACCACGACGTCGGCGACCTCCTGCGCGGTGGGCAGGCGGCCGATGCTGGTGGCCGCCCCGAGGCCGGCGGCGACCTCCTCGGAGGTGGTGCCCTGCGCCTCCGCGCGGGCCGCCAGCAGGGCCGGGATGCGCTCGGTGACCGTCAGCCCCGGATGCACGACCGTGACCCCGACGCCCGAGGGCCCCAGCTCGTCGGCGAGGTTCTTGGTCAGCGCGGCGACGGCGACGTTGCGCACGGAACCGGCGATCGAGCCCGACTGGCGGGCGGCCAGGCCGCTGACGTTGACGATCCGGCCGCCGCCCTGCGCGATCATGTGCGGCGCGACCGCGCGGGCGCAGCGCAGGTAGCCGAGCACCTTGGTCTCGAACTCGGCGCGCATCGCGTCGTCGGTGAGGTCGGCGAGTGCGGGGACGGGCCCGCCCGCGGGGGTCGCCGCGGCGTTGACGAGCACGTCGACCCCGCCCCACTCCGCGACGACCCGCTCGACCATCGCGCGCACCGCGGCGTCGTCGGAGGTGTCCGCGACGACGGGGAGCGCCCGCACGCCGAGTGCGGTGACCTGCGCGGCCGCGGCGTCGAGCGCCGCGGCGTCGCGGGCCACCAGCGCCACGTCGGAGCCCTCCGCGGCGAGGCCGAGCGCCACCGCCAGGCCGATCCCGCGGCTCGCGCCGGTGACCACGGCGCGTTGCCCGGTCAGCAGGAGGTCCACGTCAGTCGTCCGATCGGTGCTGGGGGAGGCGGGTCGGGGTCTCGACGACGACGTTGGTCGACTTGACCACCGCGACCGCGAGCACCCCGGGACGCAGGTTCAGCTCCTCGACGGCCTCGCTGCTCATCAGTGACACCACGCGGTGCGGCCCGCACTGGATCTCCACCTGCGCCATCACGGTGTCCTGCACCACCGAGGTGACGAGCCCGACGAAGCGGTTGCGCGCGGAGCGCAGGACGTCGGAGGGGTCGGGGACGGAGCGGGCGTGGTCGCGGGTGAACTCGGCGAGCGCGACGCCGTCGACGACGCGGCGGTTCGACTCGTCGCGCCGCACCGGGAGCGTCCCCTGCTCGACCATCCGGCGGACGGTGTCGTCGCTGACCCCGAGCAGGCGGGCGACCTCGGAGATCCTGAACTGCGGCATCGCGCCACTCTAGGACCGACCGTCCGCACCCCTCGCCGCGGACGTCGACCGCGACCTCCCGGGAGGGCTCTCAGAGCTCGGCGGGCGCGGGTAGCCGCGCCGCGACGCGGGAGAGCAGCACGGTCAGGGCGGCCGTGTCGGCGGGCCCGAGCACCCCGGTGACGACGTCGGCGACCCGCACCATCAGCCCGTCGGCCTGGTCGAGCCGCACCCGCCCGTGCTCGGTGACGCGCCCGCCGTCGACGAGACCGGCGTCGTGCAGCCGGGCGAGGGCCGTGGGGTCGGCGCCGGGGGATCCGGCGGCGAGCGACCGCAGCGTCGTCAGTTCGGTGGCGGTCATCCCGAGCGCGGCCTCGACCTGCGCGATCACCGGCTCCAGCCGGACGCGCGTGCGGTCGAGCGCGTCGAGCAGGCGCAAGGTGTCGGCGACGGGTGCGAGGAGCACGGGCGAGCCGGTGAGGGCCGGGAGATCCACACCACGTCGACGAACGGCGCGGCCCCGGGGTTCCCGCCCGCGTTCGCCGGATGTGGGGTGGCCGGCCGCGGTCCCGCGGCATGATCGGTGTCGACCGCACGTCGGCGCCCTGGTGGGGACGCCGAGGTGCGGCTCGCGGTGATCAGGGGCGCGGGTCAGCGGTCGGTGTCGGCGGCACGGTGCCGCCCGCGCTCGAGACCCTGCTGGTAGACGGCGAGCCGCTCCCGCACCTTCTCGGGCTCGCGGTCGCGGGATCCGCCCTGCGGCGCGGGGTCGCCGTGCAGCGGCGGCGCCACCATCTGCGTCCCGGGGCGCCGGCGGGGGAGGCCGGCCGACGTCGACTGCGGCGGGGGACCGGCGGGCCGGGCCGCGCGCTCGGACGCGGCACGCCACTCGGCGTCGCTGGGGGTGTTCCAGTCCGGGGGCGGTCCGCCGGCTGCGCGGCCGGCGGTCGCCGCCCCGTCGTCGTCGACGAACCAGGCCGACGCCACCGCCTCGTAGATCGGGGTCGGCGCGCTCTCGCGCATCCGGTCGCGCAGCGACCCGGTGAGCGGGCCGAACAGCTCCGCGTCGCCGCTGCCGCGCGACAGCGGCGGCTCGTCGGTCCAGACCGGGCCGGCGGGCAGCACCGGCGGCTCGAGCGGGCGGACCGCACCGCCCGGCCGGAACGGGTCCTCCGGCCGGCGGGGCTCGTCGCGCCACAGAGGCTCCGGCCGGCGCTCGGTGGCGCGGGTGGCCTGGCCGCGGCGTGGCAGGCCGGGGTCCGTTCCGTTCCGGGGGCCGACGGGCCGGGATGTCTCGAACCGGGAGGTCTCGGGCCGGGAGGTCTCGGGCCGGGCGAACCCGCCCGGGGAGAGCTCCACACGAGGGGGCTCTCCACGGGGGGGCTCGGTCGGGGGCGTCCCGGGCCGGTGCGCGTCGGGGAGCGGCTCGGCTGCGCCGGTTCGCTCGGTCCGAGACCGGTCCTGACGGACCGGGTCCCGGCGGTCGGCATCGAGCCGCACGGCGTCCCGCTGTACGGGACCGGCCGAACCGGGACCGGACAGCCCGGGACCGGTCTGCCCGGGACCGGTCTGCGCGGCGTCAGGTCGACGGGTGTCGGTCGGCATCGGGTCGGACCGCATGGGGTTGGACCGCATCGGGTCGGGCCGGACCGGGTCGGGCCGGACCGGGTCGGGCCGGACCGGGTCGGGATCGCGCCGGGACCCGAAACCGGGGAGCGGGTCGGACAGCGGATCGGGCCGCCGCGAACGCTCGGGCGCCACGGGCGGCTCACCGAACCCGTCGTCGTACCCGTTGCGCTCGCCGACGGTGCCACGGGCGTCGACGGCGGGGCGCGGGTCGGAGGCGCCGTTGCCCGGGTGGCCGTTCGCCGGGTGCCCGTTGCCCGGATGGCCGGGTCGGCCGTTGCCGTTGCCGTTCGACCGCCCGGCGTGCCCGTTGCCGTTGCGGGTGGCCGGGTCGCGGT
It contains:
- a CDS encoding FAD-binding oxidoreductase, with protein sequence MSLGQDVIVELQAIVGSDHVRTTKGDLEPYARDATPLFRGVPDAVVWPRTAEEVAAILRLATRRGVPVIPRGAGSNLSAGTLADRGGIVLVLTRMTTILEVDADELLARVEAGVTTAALAEAAAAKGLLYAPDPGSRTVSTVGGNVATCAGGLRGLKYGVTRNYVLGATAVLPTGEIIRTGGRLWKDVAGYDLTRLLTGSEGTLGVLTEITVALLPMPATTNTGVAYFPSLADAGRAVTAVIADGIVPATLEFLDAKCIGAVEDYAHLGLRRDAGALLLFGDDGHADAVSRSLDRIGELSTRHSALEVTLAPDVARSEALLAARRCALPALSRLGTLTILEDATVPRPRLAEMVGRIDEIAGRYDVSIATFGHAGDGNLHPTCVVDRHDDAAADRAHKAFGDIFATAIELEGTITGEHGVGAAKLPYLQARLGADQMALLRRIKAAFDPAGILNPGKLGS
- a CDS encoding SDR family NAD(P)-dependent oxidoreductase, encoding MDLLLTGQRAVVTGASRGIGLAVALGLAAEGSDVALVARDAAALDAAAAQVTALGVRALPVVADTSDDAAVRAMVERVVAEWGGVDVLVNAAATPAGGPVPALADLTDDAMRAEFETKVLGYLRCARAVAPHMIAQGGGRIVNVSGLAARQSGSIAGSVRNVAVAALTKNLADELGPSGVGVTVVHPGLTVTERIPALLAARAEAQGTTSEEVAAGLGAATSIGRLPTAQEVADVVVFLCSPRSVAVTGDAVAAGGGARGAIHY
- a CDS encoding TOBE domain-containing protein, which translates into the protein MPQFRISEVARLLGVSDDTVRRMVEQGTLPVRRDESNRRVVDGVALAEFTRDHARSVPDPSDVLRSARNRFVGLVTSVVQDTVMAQVEIQCGPHRVVSLMSSEAVEELNLRPGVLAVAVVKSTNVVVETPTRLPQHRSDD